From the Rhodococcus sp. NBC_00297 genome, one window contains:
- a CDS encoding IclR family transcriptional regulator domain-containing protein, producing the protein MTEPAPPQTRAAAADHVQSLARGLAVIRAFDADHPRRTLSEVARATDLTRATARRFLLTLVELGYVRTDGTTFAPTPRVLDLGYSYLSSLSLPEIAGPHLEALTARVHESSSVSVLDDLDVVYVARVPVSRIMTVSITIGTRFPAYATSMGRVLWAGVDENALADLLARTDLRDRTGRTVTTESSLRAELDRVRAQGFCIVDQELEIGLRSVAAPLHGHGGAVTAAVNISTPAARYSLDELRTTVVPALLSTAAAIDADLARVASRSDAAHTS; encoded by the coding sequence ATGACCGAGCCCGCACCGCCGCAGACCCGCGCTGCCGCCGCGGATCACGTGCAGTCCCTCGCCCGCGGACTCGCGGTGATCCGGGCCTTCGACGCGGACCATCCCCGTCGCACGCTGTCCGAGGTCGCCCGAGCCACCGATCTCACCCGCGCCACGGCCCGTCGCTTCCTGCTCACCCTGGTCGAACTCGGGTACGTCCGCACCGACGGCACCACCTTCGCGCCGACTCCGAGGGTCCTCGATCTCGGCTACTCGTACCTCTCGTCGCTCTCGCTCCCCGAGATCGCCGGACCGCATCTCGAGGCATTGACCGCGCGCGTGCACGAGTCCTCGTCGGTGTCCGTCCTGGACGACCTCGACGTCGTCTACGTCGCCCGGGTCCCGGTGAGCCGCATCATGACCGTGTCCATCACCATCGGCACCCGTTTCCCCGCCTACGCCACCTCGATGGGCAGAGTCCTGTGGGCCGGTGTCGACGAGAACGCTCTCGCGGACCTTCTCGCGCGCACCGACCTCCGCGACCGCACGGGACGAACGGTGACGACGGAGTCGAGCCTGCGCGCCGAACTCGATCGCGTTCGGGCACAGGGCTTCTGCATCGTCGATCAGGAACTCGAGATCGGACTCCGCTCGGTCGCCGCGCCGCTGCACGGGCACGGCGGCGCCGTCACCGCCGCGGTCAACATCAGCACGCCCGCGGCGCGCTACTCGCTCGACGAGTTGAGAACCACCGTCGTGCCGGCGCTGCTGAGCACCGCGGCCGCCATCGACGCCGATCTCGCCCGCGTCGCGTCGCGGTCGGACGCAGCCCACACCTCCTGA